The following proteins are encoded in a genomic region of Brachyspira pilosicoli:
- a CDS encoding TolC family protein, giving the protein MSKKLLYYFTAFLFLLSNSIYTQTNAEILSYAEYIERIKNIIPEMKLTAIQESNAYNNLTKAKSSGDVKFDLQAGAIGTQKHFDEYNIIPTADFMHNGMRIGAGFSGLIPYSGTRWSVKIQHDSYFGDLKMGEVEIPVDTPLGTVVGRLPNLSTNNFKYYAPSIEIQIAQPILRDFFGKLDMYPIKDAEYQLSIAKLKRIIDDNSVLTSYQKIYYQWIMSTKLIKLYDEMIREAKAFENQIYKRYTSGVIDNDAYQNARRQTLKYREARNKSELILKKIIRNIQFFIPEENVEPNEDDWENMLETSINTKINVVPFLESAQGQMAYQLKLRSEYALSIMKNNSLPDLSIVGSVSLSTLDDSGYFNSFSTMTNVEYFVGLMFSYPIGGRDAKAKMEDAYNALTAVTADFDRVNRDFDVQIGTYYDEFEAYKTMLEDKKLEVQALASRVRTQNERFRQGRLPVDEIINARLDLVNARAELLNLEYMIISTVMDYNSLVLLNN; this is encoded by the coding sequence GTGTCAAAAAAATTATTATATTATTTTACCGCATTTTTATTTTTATTAAGCAATTCAATATACACTCAAACCAATGCTGAAATACTCTCTTATGCAGAGTATATAGAAAGAATAAAAAATATAATACCAGAAATGAAATTAACAGCCATACAAGAGAGTAATGCATATAATAATCTAACCAAAGCAAAAAGCTCTGGAGATGTTAAGTTTGATTTACAGGCAGGGGCAATAGGAACACAAAAACACTTTGATGAATATAATATTATACCAACAGCGGACTTTATGCATAACGGTATGAGAATAGGAGCAGGATTCAGCGGACTTATACCATATTCTGGCACAAGGTGGTCTGTAAAAATACAGCATGACAGCTACTTTGGTGATTTAAAAATGGGAGAAGTAGAAATACCTGTAGACACTCCTTTAGGAACTGTTGTAGGAAGACTTCCAAATTTAAGCACAAACAATTTTAAATATTATGCCCCAAGCATTGAAATACAAATAGCTCAGCCAATATTAAGAGACTTTTTTGGTAAATTAGATATGTATCCTATAAAGGATGCAGAGTATCAGCTATCAATAGCAAAACTAAAAAGAATAATAGATGATAACAGCGTATTAACATCATATCAAAAAATATATTATCAGTGGATTATGTCTACAAAATTAATTAAACTCTATGATGAAATGATTAGAGAGGCAAAGGCTTTTGAAAATCAAATATACAAAAGATACACAAGCGGCGTAATAGATAATGACGCTTATCAAAATGCAAGAAGACAAACTTTAAAATATAGAGAAGCAAGAAATAAGTCAGAGTTAATTTTAAAAAAGATAATTAGAAACATACAGTTTTTTATACCAGAAGAGAATGTTGAGCCTAATGAAGATGATTGGGAGAATATGCTTGAAACTTCAATTAATACAAAAATAAATGTAGTGCCTTTTTTGGAGAGTGCTCAGGGGCAGATGGCTTATCAATTAAAATTAAGAAGCGAATATGCATTATCTATAATGAAAAATAATTCTCTTCCAGATTTATCTATAGTAGGAAGTGTATCATTATCCACTTTAGATGACAGCGGTTATTTTAATTCTTTTTCAACTATGACGAATGTTGAATATTTTGTGGGTTTAATGTTTTCTTATCCTATAGGAGGAAGAGATGCTAAAGCCAAGATGGAAGATGCGTATAATGCTTTAACAGCAGTTACTGCAGATTTTGACAGGGTCAATAGAGATTTTGACGTGCAGATTGGTACTTATTACGATGAGTTTGAGGCGTATAAAACAATGCTTGAAGATAAAAAACTTGAAGTACAAGCTTTGGCTTCGAGGGTGAGAACTCAAAACGAAAGGTTTAGGCAGGGAAGGCTTCCTGTTGATGAGATAATTAATGCAAGATTAGATTTAGTAAATGCTCGGGCAGAACTTCTTAATTTGGAATATATGATAATAAGCACGGTGATGGATTATAATTCGCTTGTGCTTCTTAACAACTAA
- a CDS encoding TetR/AcrR family transcriptional regulator, translating into MTEENKKDLRIIKTQKLLKQSLLELFKTHSFNDITVTEICEKSMINRVTFYDHYNNKEELLNSIIEDIKEDIIKELRDDNLIYNFKKNYRKIIEKIINYFDNNKQYFNTSLVNYNNTLLFISLLHKILLGYLNEWLKDEENIVIQEFISGGLVSIIYHWIKEDRNINKDILVNNICNLLEKSLK; encoded by the coding sequence ATGACAGAAGAAAATAAAAAAGATTTGAGAATCATAAAAACTCAAAAATTATTAAAACAATCTTTACTCGAACTTTTTAAAACTCACTCCTTTAATGATATCACTGTTACAGAAATATGCGAAAAATCTATGATTAATAGGGTTACATTTTATGACCACTACAATAATAAAGAAGAACTTTTAAATAGCATCATAGAAGATATAAAAGAAGATATTATAAAAGAATTGAGGGACGATAATTTAATTTATAATTTTAAAAAGAATTACAGAAAAATAATAGAAAAAATAATAAACTATTTTGATAATAACAAACAATATTTTAATACTTCATTAGTTAATTATAACAACACCCTTCTATTTATATCTCTTCTTCACAAGATTTTATTAGGTTACTTAAATGAATGGTTAAAAGATGAGGAGAATATAGTAATACAAGAATTTATATCTGGTGGTTTGGTATCAATAATATATCATTGGATAAAGGAAGACAGGAATATAAATAAAGATATATTAGTTAATAATATATGTAATTTATTAGAGAAGAGCTTAAAATAA
- the purC gene encoding phosphoribosylaminoimidazolesuccinocarboxamide synthase: MSKEKKEMIYEGKAKKVYSTDNADEIIVYYKDDATAFNGEKKGSIKDKGVMNNEITTLLFKMLEKNGVKTHFIEKLSDREQLCQKVKIFPLEVIVRNLIAGSMAKRLGIEEGTVPPNTIFEICYKNDEYGDPLINDHHAVALKLATYDELKYIYEVTSKVNNLLKEALDKIGITLVDFKVEFGKNSKGEILLADEITPDTCRFWDKATGKKLDKDRFRRDLGSIEEAYIEVLNRLNNI, from the coding sequence ATGTCCAAAGAAAAAAAAGAAATGATTTATGAAGGTAAGGCAAAAAAAGTTTATTCTACTGATAATGCTGATGAGATAATAGTTTATTATAAAGATGATGCCACAGCTTTTAACGGCGAAAAGAAAGGCTCTATAAAAGATAAAGGCGTCATGAACAATGAGATTACTACTTTACTTTTTAAGATGTTGGAGAAGAATGGTGTTAAGACACATTTTATAGAAAAGTTATCTGACAGAGAACAGCTTTGCCAGAAAGTAAAAATATTTCCATTGGAAGTGATAGTAAGAAATTTAATAGCAGGTTCTATGGCTAAAAGACTTGGTATAGAAGAAGGTACAGTTCCGCCTAATACTATTTTTGAGATATGCTATAAAAATGATGAATACGGCGATCCGCTTATTAATGACCATCATGCTGTTGCTTTAAAACTTGCTACTTATGATGAATTGAAATATATATATGAAGTAACTTCTAAAGTAAATAATTTATTAAAAGAAGCTTTAGATAAAATAGGAATTACATTAGTAGATTTTAAAGTAGAGTTTGGTAAAAATTCAAAAGGTGAAATACTTTTAGCAGATGAAATCACACCTGACACTTGCCGCTTCTGGGATAAGGCTACTGGAAAAAAATTGGATAAAGATAGATTTAGAAGAGATTTAGGTTCTATAGAAGAGGCTTATATAGAAGTATTAAACAGACTTAACAATATTTAA
- a CDS encoding late competence development ComFB family protein: MYLVNLMEQKVSKLADAYLQKKNIPVNSNMRMDIIAYTLNRVKPEYVTSARGVLYSYKDPIEDNKEVLNIISQACEVVTKRRESNASSDTIPVIEESGYYITYPSIMGNLFASNNTDRIESAKVYMFSNNALLKGYGVNFPNPAIVAKNVAGKYMFCFMPQKTDSNKKIDVNLDIVVEAENYQKFKSSLTFTVQPEYYNAGDMPLFSVEEVNDISLVENK, from the coding sequence ATGTATTTAGTAAACCTAATGGAACAAAAAGTTTCTAAGTTGGCAGATGCATATCTACAAAAGAAAAATATTCCAGTTAATAGCAATATGCGTATGGATATTATTGCATATACATTAAATAGAGTAAAACCAGAATATGTTACAAGTGCTAGGGGGGTATTGTACAGCTATAAAGACCCTATAGAAGATAATAAAGAAGTTTTAAATATTATATCTCAAGCTTGTGAGGTTGTTACAAAAAGAAGAGAAAGCAATGCTTCTTCAGATACTATACCAGTTATAGAAGAAAGCGGTTATTATATTACTTATCCGAGCATAATGGGTAATTTATTTGCTTCTAATAATACTGACAGAATAGAGAGCGCTAAGGTTTATATGTTCAGCAATAATGCTTTATTAAAGGGATATGGAGTTAACTTTCCAAATCCTGCTATAGTTGCTAAAAATGTGGCTGGTAAATATATGTTTTGTTTTATGCCGCAAAAGACTGATTCTAATAAAAAAATAGATGTTAATTTGGATATAGTGGTAGAAGCTGAGAACTATCAAAAATTTAAGAGTTCTTTAACTTTTACTGTACAGCCTGAATATTATAATGCTGGTGATATGCCGTTATTTTCGGTTGAAGAAGTTAATGATATATCACTTGTAGAAAATAAATAA
- a CDS encoding leucyl aminopeptidase: protein MKLKHTSNFIKKDTVAIFVKVEKEKPKVCTFNDEYIKLFNSLVKDKYYTISTPFAFAFSSNTRVIYITYKEVKNYIYETWKNAGASLIRIMNQLHISDIEVDMAELFAEIGSEESYIQFCLGMFLASYSFDYYFGEKRLKEKNNINNILLVSDHKKDTENAINIASNISEHICWARDMVNEPSNTINSLTFIDRAKKIAEKKKLTATILDEKQLKTLKMNGILGVNAGSKNPPRLLCMQYKKAKAKKNIVLVGKGITFDTGGMSLKPADSMLGMKDDMAGAAAVCGALFLAADMNLDANVTAICPLTDNKTGSGAINPGDILKMYNGVTVEIISTDAEGRLILADALAYGIEKYKPDYIIDIATLTGACSIALGRHATGLLSTDEKLSKALKEAGDDTYERVWELPMFDEYKEQIKSDVADIKNTGGRYAGAITAAQFLSYFTEGTKWAHLDIACSSISDANEKYLAKGATGVGVYLLEKTIEKLIEIN from the coding sequence ATGAAACTCAAACACACAAGCAATTTTATAAAAAAAGATACTGTTGCAATCTTTGTTAAGGTTGAAAAAGAAAAACCTAAAGTTTGCACATTTAATGATGAGTATATAAAATTATTTAATAGTTTAGTAAAAGACAAATATTATACCATATCAACTCCATTTGCATTTGCTTTTTCGAGCAATACTAGAGTAATTTATATTACTTATAAAGAAGTAAAAAACTATATTTATGAAACTTGGAAAAATGCAGGCGCTTCTTTAATAAGAATAATGAATCAGCTGCATATATCTGATATAGAAGTAGATATGGCTGAGTTATTTGCTGAAATTGGTTCTGAAGAATCTTATATACAATTTTGTTTAGGAATGTTTTTAGCTTCTTACAGTTTTGATTATTATTTTGGAGAAAAAAGACTTAAAGAAAAGAACAATATTAATAATATTTTACTTGTTTCTGACCATAAAAAAGATACTGAAAATGCTATTAATATTGCTTCTAATATATCTGAGCATATTTGTTGGGCAAGGGATATGGTTAATGAACCAAGCAATACTATTAATTCTTTAACATTTATAGATAGGGCAAAAAAGATTGCAGAAAAGAAAAAATTAACTGCAACTATATTAGATGAAAAACAATTAAAAACATTAAAGATGAATGGAATATTGGGAGTTAATGCTGGAAGTAAGAATCCTCCAAGATTACTTTGTATGCAATATAAAAAAGCTAAGGCTAAAAAGAATATAGTATTAGTTGGTAAAGGTATAACATTTGATACAGGCGGAATGAGTTTGAAGCCTGCTGATAGTATGCTTGGAATGAAAGATGATATGGCTGGTGCTGCTGCAGTTTGCGGAGCTTTATTTTTGGCTGCTGATATGAATCTTGATGCTAATGTTACTGCTATTTGTCCTCTAACAGACAACAAAACAGGAAGCGGGGCTATTAACCCTGGTGATATATTAAAAATGTATAATGGTGTTACTGTTGAGATTATTAGTACAGATGCAGAAGGAAGATTAATACTTGCTGATGCTCTTGCTTATGGTATAGAAAAATATAAACCTGATTATATAATAGATATAGCTACATTAACAGGTGCTTGTTCTATAGCTTTGGGAAGACATGCTACAGGACTTCTTTCTACAGATGAAAAATTATCTAAGGCTCTTAAAGAGGCTGGTGATGATACTTATGAAAGAGTATGGGAGCTTCCTATGTTTGATGAGTATAAAGAGCAAATAAAATCTGATGTAGCTGATATAAAAAACACTGGCGGAAGATATGCTGGTGCTATCACTGCTGCACAATTTCTTTCATACTTCACTGAAGGAACTAAATGGGCTCACTTGGATATAGCATGCTCTTCTATATCTGATGCCAATGAAAAATATTTAGCTAAAGGTGCTACTGGTGTTGGAGTTTATTTATTAGAAAAAACTATAGAAAAGCTAATAGAAATTAATTAA
- a CDS encoding ABC transporter ATP-binding protein — protein sequence MRRSGIKIMAQLIGLIAPLMHVMILAITTGILGFLCAISITILGGYAILTFLGLNNFFTIKTIFITVLVLAALRGLLHYVEQLSNHFIAFKLLALIRDKVFKALRKLSPAKLEGRDKGNLIALITSDIELLEVFYAHTISPIAIGVLTSIIMTIFIGSFNIVLGAIALLGYFTIGFIIPYFSSKFGKNDGMEYRNNFGKLNSYFLDSLWGIKEILQFGYGEKRIQAIENKTDDLMDLNKKLKKYEGIISGLTTSAVSLFTLAILVVSVLISKDKDLSNILIPTIAMASSFGPVIALSNLSNNLFMTLASGERVLNLLAEEPIVEEVYDGESNLEFNGLECENVCFDYEGEEILNDYNLQIEPNKIIGISGKSGSGKSTLLKLFMRFWDIKKGSLKISGSNIKDINTDSLRDIESYVTQETSIFKDTIENNIKIADKDATREEVIEACKKASLHDFIMSLPNGYDTNVGELGDTLSGGEKQRIGIARSFLHKASFMLLDEPTSNLDSLNEAVILKSVKDNSKNKTIVLVSHRTSTLNIADKVYKMKSDRVS from the coding sequence ATGCGAAGAAGCGGTATTAAAATTATGGCACAATTAATCGGGCTAATTGCTCCGCTTATGCATGTTATGATATTGGCAATAACTACAGGAATCTTGGGATTCTTGTGTGCTATATCTATAACAATTCTTGGCGGATATGCCATATTAACTTTTTTAGGGTTAAATAATTTCTTTACAATAAAAACAATATTCATTACTGTTTTGGTGCTTGCAGCTTTAAGAGGTTTGCTTCACTATGTTGAACAGTTAAGCAATCACTTTATAGCTTTTAAATTGCTTGCATTAATTAGAGATAAGGTTTTTAAGGCTCTAAGAAAATTATCCCCTGCAAAACTTGAAGGAAGAGATAAAGGAAATTTAATAGCACTTATTACAAGCGACATCGAACTTCTTGAGGTATTTTATGCTCATACAATTTCACCAATAGCTATAGGCGTATTAACTTCAATAATTATGACAATATTTATAGGAAGCTTTAATATTGTATTGGGAGCTATTGCATTATTAGGATATTTTACTATAGGGTTTATCATTCCTTATTTTTCATCAAAGTTTGGAAAAAATGACGGAATGGAATACAGAAATAATTTTGGTAAATTAAACAGCTATTTTCTTGACAGTTTATGGGGTATAAAAGAGATACTTCAATTTGGGTACGGTGAAAAAAGAATACAAGCAATAGAAAATAAAACTGATGACTTAATGGATTTAAATAAAAAACTAAAAAAATATGAAGGCATAATATCAGGACTCACCACTTCAGCAGTATCATTATTTACATTAGCTATTCTTGTAGTAAGTGTGTTAATATCAAAAGACAAGGATTTATCTAACATATTAATACCTACCATAGCAATGGCAAGTTCATTCGGACCTGTAATAGCATTGAGTAATTTATCAAACAATTTATTTATGACATTAGCAAGCGGTGAGAGAGTTCTTAATTTGCTTGCAGAAGAGCCTATTGTAGAAGAAGTTTATGACGGAGAGAGTAATTTAGAGTTTAATGGACTTGAATGCGAGAATGTATGCTTTGATTATGAAGGCGAAGAGATATTAAATGATTACAACTTACAAATAGAGCCTAATAAGATAATAGGAATAAGCGGAAAAAGCGGAAGCGGAAAATCTACACTACTTAAACTATTTATGCGATTTTGGGATATAAAAAAAGGAAGCTTAAAAATATCTGGCTCTAATATAAAAGATATTAACACTGATAGTTTAAGGGATATTGAAAGCTATGTAACACAAGAAACATCTATTTTTAAAGACACCATAGAAAATAATATAAAAATAGCAGATAAAGATGCTACAAGAGAAGAAGTTATTGAAGCATGCAAAAAAGCATCATTACATGACTTTATAATGAGCCTTCCAAATGGATATGATACTAATGTAGGAGAACTCGGAGACACTTTATCAGGCGGAGAAAAACAACGTATTGGCATAGCAAGAAGTTTTTTACATAAAGCATCTTTTATGCTTCTTGATGAGCCTACAAGCAATCTTGATAGTTTGAACGAAGCTGTTATATTAAAATCTGTAAAAGATAATAGCAAAAATAAAACTATTGTACTTGTTTCGCATAGAACATCTACTCTCAATATAGCTGACAAAGTTTATAAAATGAAGAGTGATAGAGTAAGCTAA
- a CDS encoding ABC transporter ATP-binding protein/permease translates to MINKRLIALMGDSRKYIAWHVIIQLANLALNIAAIFFMADIIQKAYQKNITKEDIITLCIAFFVIIILRFRFNILLSQMSYYASGRVKQTLREKMYSKLLTLGSRYKEKFSTSEIVQISMEGVDQLETYFGRYLPQFFYSMIAPIVLFCVLSTISIKSAVILLICVPLIPLSIVAIVKIAKKILKKYWGSYSDLGEIFLEDVQGLTTLKIYKADEKKNEEMNIEAEKFRIATMNLLFMQLNSTTIMDIIAYGGAALGVIVSILEYMKGNINLAGTFTIIMLSAEFFIPLRLLGSFFHIAMNGISASDKMFEILDMPEDKNRVNKINKDNEEIIFNNVSFAYNEDKTILKNINLNIKEKSFVSIVGVSGSGKSTIAGLISLKNENYKGSIKIGDIELSTIDKNDLYKKIVVVDHNSYLFEGTVYDNLKMAGSTITERKMDEALKKVELYDFLQTEDGLNTKIMEKASNLSGGQKQRLALARAILFNADIYIFDEATSNVDVESEESIMEIIRDIAKEKTVILISHRLYNCIPSDKIYFLKDGVIEEEGTHNELMSINGEYARIFNEQTNLESITKGESLSIAI, encoded by the coding sequence ATGATTAATAAAAGGCTTATAGCTTTAATGGGGGATTCCAGAAAATATATAGCTTGGCATGTAATAATACAGCTTGCCAATTTAGCTCTTAATATAGCTGCAATATTTTTTATGGCAGATATTATACAAAAAGCATATCAAAAAAATATAACAAAAGAAGATATTATAACATTATGTATTGCTTTTTTTGTTATAATAATTTTAAGATTTAGATTTAATATTTTATTATCTCAAATGTCGTATTATGCTTCTGGCAGAGTGAAACAAACTTTAAGAGAAAAAATGTACTCAAAACTTCTTACACTTGGAAGCAGATATAAAGAAAAATTTTCAACAAGCGAGATTGTTCAAATATCTATGGAAGGTGTTGATCAATTAGAAACTTATTTTGGACGTTATTTGCCGCAATTCTTTTATAGTATGATAGCTCCTATTGTGCTTTTTTGTGTCCTTTCTACTATCAGCATAAAATCAGCTGTTATACTTTTAATATGTGTACCTCTTATACCTTTATCAATAGTTGCTATAGTAAAAATTGCAAAGAAGATATTAAAAAAATATTGGGGAAGCTATAGCGATTTGGGAGAGATATTTTTAGAAGACGTGCAGGGGCTTACCACTTTAAAAATATATAAAGCTGATGAAAAGAAAAATGAAGAGATGAATATTGAAGCAGAAAAGTTTAGAATTGCTACAATGAATCTTCTTTTTATGCAATTAAACTCTACTACTATAATGGACATAATTGCTTATGGCGGGGCTGCTTTAGGAGTGATAGTATCTATACTTGAATATATGAAAGGAAATATCAACCTTGCAGGCACATTCACTATAATAATGCTTTCTGCAGAGTTTTTTATTCCTTTAAGACTTTTGGGTTCATTCTTCCATATAGCTATGAATGGAATATCTGCAAGCGATAAGATGTTTGAAATACTTGATATGCCTGAAGATAAAAATAGAGTAAATAAAATAAATAAAGACAATGAAGAGATTATTTTTAACAATGTAAGTTTTGCATACAACGAAGATAAAACCATATTAAAAAATATAAATCTAAATATAAAAGAAAAATCATTTGTTTCTATAGTGGGAGTTTCTGGTTCTGGAAAAAGCACCATTGCAGGACTCATATCTTTAAAAAATGAAAATTATAAAGGCTCTATAAAAATAGGTGATATTGAACTATCTACAATAGACAAAAATGATTTATATAAAAAAATAGTGGTAGTTGATCATAACAGTTATTTATTTGAAGGCACTGTATATGATAATTTAAAAATGGCAGGAAGCACTATCACAGAAAGAAAGATGGATGAAGCATTAAAAAAAGTAGAGCTTTATGATTTCTTACAAACTGAAGACGGTCTTAATACAAAGATAATGGAGAAAGCTTCCAACCTATCAGGCGGACAAAAACAGAGATTAGCATTAGCAAGGGCTATACTTTTTAATGCTGATATATATATATTTGATGAGGCTACTTCTAATGTTGATGTTGAAAGTGAGGAGAGCATTATGGAGATTATAAGAGATATTGCTAAAGAGAAAACGGTTATATTAATATCTCATAGGCTTTATAACTGCATACCTTCAGACAAGATATATTTTTTAAAAGACGGCGTTATAGAGGAGGAAGGTACGCATAATGAATTGATGAGTATAAATGGAGAGTATGCGAGAATATTTAATGAGCAAACAAATTTAGAGAGCATAACAAAAGGAGAGAGTTTAAGCATAGCGATATAA
- a CDS encoding TetR/AcrR family transcriptional regulator, which produces MNNIITSKEEILKASRELIKKKGLNAINMRSVAEASNIAVGSIYNYFKSKEELTIAVVGSVWFDIFHPSNVCLESDSFIDSVDIIFQSLDKGNKKYPNFFSYHSSMIFGKNKNKGVNMMNTIIKHMKDGLYKTLSNDKKVRSDAFDDNFTEGKFIDTIFSFIMSSMMKGDYDSFVIKEIIKRTIY; this is translated from the coding sequence ATGAATAATATAATAACTTCAAAAGAAGAAATATTAAAAGCAAGCAGAGAGTTAATAAAAAAGAAAGGACTAAATGCTATAAATATGCGCTCGGTTGCTGAGGCTTCAAATATAGCGGTTGGTTCTATATATAACTATTTTAAATCAAAAGAAGAACTTACTATTGCTGTTGTTGGAAGTGTGTGGTTTGATATATTTCATCCTTCAAATGTATGTTTAGAATCTGACAGTTTTATAGACAGTGTTGATATAATTTTTCAAAGTTTAGATAAAGGAAATAAAAAATATCCTAACTTTTTTTCTTATCACTCTTCTATGATATTTGGTAAAAATAAGAATAAGGGTGTGAATATGATGAACACTATAATAAAACATATGAAAGATGGATTATACAAAACTCTTTCGAATGATAAAAAAGTGAGAAGTGATGCTTTTGATGATAATTTTACGGAGGGTAAATTTATAGATACTATATTTTCATTTATAATGAGTTCCATGATGAAAGGAGATTATGATAGTTTTGTTATAAAAGAGATAATTAAGAGAACTATTTATTAA
- a CDS encoding YbaN family protein: protein MRVLFIVLGFLFMGIGIVGVIIPILPTAPFLLLSGFFFAKGSKKFHDWFISTKLYKKHLESFVKSKSMTLKSKLSILIPVTIMLIIAFIFVNNLHARIALVVLIIAKYLYFFICIKTIKYDDRVENNAEFEE, encoded by the coding sequence ATGAGAGTATTATTTATAGTTTTAGGTTTTTTATTTATGGGTATAGGCATTGTAGGAGTGATAATTCCTATACTTCCTACTGCACCTTTTTTACTTTTATCTGGATTCTTTTTTGCTAAGGGTTCAAAGAAATTTCATGATTGGTTTATATCTACAAAACTTTATAAAAAACATTTAGAGAGTTTTGTTAAATCAAAATCTATGACTTTGAAATCTAAACTTAGTATACTTATACCTGTAACTATTATGCTTATAATTGCATTTATATTTGTGAATAATTTACATGCGAGAATAGCATTAGTTGTTTTAATAATAGCAAAATATTTATATTTTTTTATATGCATAAAAACTATAAAATATGATGATAGAGTAGAAAATAATGCTGAGTTTGAAGAATAA